Below is a genomic region from Tepidiforma bonchosmolovskayae.
GGTCATGATGATGATGGTGTTGCGGAAGTCGACCTTCCGGCCCTTGGCATCGGAGAGGCGGCCCTCATCGAAGATCTGGAGGAGCAGGTTGAAGACTTCGGGGTGCGCCTTTTCGATTTCGTCGAGGAGGACGAGGCAGTAGCTCTTGCGGCGGACGGTGTCCGTGAGCTGGCCGCCGTCGTCGTAGCCGACGTAGCCGGGGGGCGCGCCGACGAGCCGCGAGACGGTGTGCTTCTCGCTGAACTCGCTCATGTCGAGCTTAATCATGTTGTCCTGCGAGCCGAACATGAACTCGGCGAGGGCGCGGGCGAGCTCCGTCTTGCCGACGCCAGTGGGCCCGCAGAAGAGGAAGACGCCGATTGGGCGGCGCGGGTCCTTGAGGCCGGCGCGGGCCCGGCGGACGGCGCGGGCGATGGTTTCGATCGCTTCGTCCTGGCCGATGACGCGGCTGCGGAGGGCTTCCTCCATGCGGAGGAGGCGTGCGCTTTCTTCGCTGGCGATGCGGGCGACGGGGATGCCGGTCCACATCGAGACGACCTCGGCGACGTCCTCTTCGGTGACGACGGGGGTCGCGATACCGGCCTCGCCCTCCTCCCACTCGCCCATCTCGCGGATTTTGTCCTGGAGCTTGACCTCGCGGTCGCGGAGCTCAGCGGCGTATTCGTACTGCTGGGCGGCGATCGCCTGTTCCTTTTCGCGGCGGAGGCTTTCGAGGCCCTTCATCGCTTCCTTAAGGGAAGGCGGGGTGGCCGCGCGGCGGATGCGGACGCGGCTGGCGGCCTCATCGATGAGGTCGATCGCCTTATCGGGCAGGTAGCGGTCGCTGACGTAGCGGGCCGAGAGCTCGGCGGCGGCCACGAGGGCAGCGTCGCTGATCTTGAGCTTGTGGTGCTCTTCGTAGCGCGGGCGGATGCCCTTGAGAATTTCGATAGCTTCTTCGACGGTCGGCTCTTCGACCATGACCGGCTGGAAGCGGCGCTCGAGGGCGGCGTCGCGCTCGATGTGCTTCCGGTACTCGTCAAGGGTGGTGGCGCCGATGCACTGGAGCTCGCCGCGTGCGAGTGACGGCTTGAGGATGTTGGCGGCATCGACGGCGCCTTCGGCGGCGCCGGCCCCGACGAGCATGTGGAGCTCATCAATGAAGAGGATGCAGTTGCCGGCGGCCTTGATCTCCTCGATGACCTTCTTGAGGCGCTCTTCGAATTCGCCGCGGTACTTGGTGCCGGCGACGAGGGAGCCGATGTCGAGGGTGAGGAGGCGCTTGTTCTGGAGCGTCTCGGGGACATCGCCGGAGACAATCCGCTGGGCGAGCAGCTCGGCGATGGCGGTCTTCCCGACGCCCGGCTCGCCGATGAGCACCGGGTTGTTCTTGGTCCGGCGGGAGAGAATCTGGACGACGCGCTCCAGCTCGTTGGAGCGGCCGATCACGGGGTCGAGCTGGCCGTTGCGGGCGGCGGCAGTCAGGTCGATGCCGAGCTGGTCGACGGTGGGGGTGCGGCTCGCCTGGCGGGCACCTGCGCCGGAGGTCGCGGCCTGGGGCGCGCTCTGGCTGAGGATGCGGGTCGTTTCGGCGCGCACGCGCTCGAGGTTGACGCCGAGGCTTTCGAGGACGCCGGCGGCGATGCCTTCGCCCTCGCGGACGAGGCCGAGGAGCAGGTGCTCGGTACCGATGTAGCTGTGGTTGAGGCGGCGCGCCTCATCGACGGCGAGCTCGATGACCTTCTTGGCGCGCGGGGTGAGCCCGATTTCGCCGAGGACGGTGCGGTCGCCGCGGCCGATGATGAATTCGACGGCCGAGCGGACCTTGTTGAGCTCGACGCCGAGGTTGGCGAGGACCTTAGCTGCGACGCCGTCACCTTCGCGGACGAGTCCCAGGAGGATGTGTTCGGTGCCGATGTAGTTGTGGTTGAAGCGGTGGGCTTCTTCCTGGGCGAGCGTCAGGACGCGCCGCGCCCGTTCTGTGAATTTGTCAAACCGATCGGCCATAGGTGTACTCCCTTCCCCTGGGTGCGCCCAAAGAACGTCTAGGAGCCGTCAGCAGTTTCCTCCTCTGTTGCGGCTGGTGCTTCGGCGGGGGCCGTTTCCGACCCCTCACCATTATTGTGCGGCATTTGATCGGGGGCCGTCTCCCCGGTGGAAACCCGAGTTTCGGCGTCGCCGATCCCGGAGTCTGCGGCGGCCCGGGCCTCGGCAGCGGGCGCCGCCTGGGCCGTCTCTTCGGCGGCTGCCGGGGCCTCGGCGGGAGGCGCGGCTTCGGCCACCGGCTCAGCAGCGGGCGCCGCTTCGGCCGGGGACTCGGCGGCTTCGGCCGGGGCAGGCGGCTCAGCAGCCGGAGCCTCGGCAGGAGCAGGCGCCTGGTCCTTCGGGGCGAGGCCGGCGACCTGGGCGACCGTCTCGGCGATGCCGTTGCCGGCTTCGGCGTTTTCGAGGGCCTGCGCAAAGGCTGCGGCGAAGGCCGACATCGGCTCGGGGTCGCGGGCGACGGCCTGTTCGATCGCCTCCTGCGCGGTGCGCGGCTCGCGGCGGGCCGGCTGGGCGGTGGTATCGCGCGGCGGCAGGCCGAACTGCTCGCGCACGTCGTCCGGGTAATCGATGACGGAACCGTTGGCGTCGAAGACGAAGCCCATGGCTTCGGCGTCGCTGCGGGCCTGTCGGAGGCTGAGGCCGAGGCGGTGGCGGTCCTTTTCGATGCGGACCAGCTTGACCGGCACAACGTCGCCTTCCTTGACGACTTCCTTCGGGTGCTGAATGCGCCGGTTGGAGAGCTCGGAGATGTGGATGAGGCCTTCGACCGGGCCTTCAAGGCGGACAAAGGCCCCAAACGGCATCAGCTTCGTGACGCGGCCGATGAGGATCTGGCCGATAACGAAGCGGTCGACGGTGGTGTCCCAGCGCTCGGGCTGGGCGCGCTTGAGCGAGAGCGAGATCTTTTTGTTCTCGCGGTCGACTTTCAGGATGTAGGCCTGGACTTCGTCGCCGACTTGGAAGAGGTCCTTCGCCTTCTTGCCGCGCTCCCAGGTGAGTTCAGTCATGTGGGCGAGGCCGTCGGCGCCGCCGAGGTCGATGAAGACGCCGAAGTCGGTGATGGAGGAGACGCGGCCGGTGCGGATCTGGCCCTCCTGGAGCTCCTCGAGGACGCGGTCCTTCTGCTCCTTGCGGATTTCGGCCATGGCGGCGCGCTCGGAGAGGATGACGCGGTTCCGCTTCCGGTTGAGCTCGACGACCTTGAGCTTGATGACCTGGCCAACCAGGCCGGCGAGCTGGTTTGCGGCGTCGGGGTCATCGTGGCGGACGGATTCGACCTGGGAGAGCGGAACGAAGGCGTTGACGCCGTCGACGTTGACGAGGAGGCCGCCGCGGTTGTGACCGGTGACCTGGGCTTCGAAGATTTCGCCGGATTCGAACCGCTTCTGGAGGGTTTCCCAGCCCTCCTCGCCGCGGGCGCGGTCGAGGGAGACGATGGCGTGGCCTTCGGCGGTTGAGGGCTGGAGGACCATGACGCGGACGGTATCGCCGGCCTTGAGGCGGCTGGCGCCGTCGACGCCGAGGGAGAGCATTTCGTTGTGGGGGATGACGGCCTCCATCTTGGTGCCGACATCGACGATGAGGCCATCGGGGGAAGCGCCCATCACCATGCCCTCGATGATTTCGCCACGGCGAAGCTGGCCGCCGCCGGACTGGGCGGCTTCAAGGTCGAGGAGGGCGCCCATATCCATTTCGGCTTCGGGGGGAGTGGTGGGCTGGGCGGTATCTGCTGACAAGTGCGGCTCCGTCTGGGGGCACGTATCCCATCTGATGGGTGTACGCGCCGGGGTGAAGTGAGGGATCTCAATCCCGATTGTATCGCGGCGGATCCGTGGAGGGAATCGACCGCGCGGCCCCGCGCGTGGCGGGGACTATTGAGGAGAACGCCGTGAGGTGCAGGCGGGTTACCTGCCGCGGGCGGCTCCGCTCAGCCGTGGGCGGCCCAGAGATGCGAAAACCGCCTTGCGGCGGCTTCGTAAAGTACCCGGCGGCGGCCTATTTTCCCACCCGGTTGCCCGGGCAGTATCGTCAGCGCTGAGGCGTTTCACTTCCGTGTTCGGGATGGGAACGGGTGGGTCCACCTCGCTCTAGCCACCAGATGGTCTGATTATGGGCGGGTCCGGGCGGATCGTGCAAGTCCCGGTTGCGGGAAGGGCGGAGCGGAGGCACGCTCCCCGGCATGCGGGTGCTGATTGCCTTCGCACTCGGCGCGCTGGCCGGTGCGATCGGGGTGGTGCTCTGGTTCACGATCGACCCGGACTTCGAGGCGCAGACGGAGGCCGTGGCCGGGGGCGGCAACATCGCCGTGGCGTTCGACGAGCGGGCGCTGGCGGCGATCATCGCGGAGGAGCTTGCGACCCTGCCGGGGGTGAGTGCGCGGCCGGTGGTTGAGGTTGAGGTCCAGCAGGAGGGGCTGATCCTGGTCACTTTTGCCATCGGGAGCCAGGGCATTGGTGTGCGGGGGTCGATCCGCTTCGACCCGAACGTGGCGGACGGGCGGCTGCGGCTCGATGTCGCGGGCGCCTCGCTCGGGGGACTGGCGGCGCCGGAGGCGGTGGCGGCGCTGGTCGAGCCCCCGCTGCAGGCGCGGCTGGACGAGGCGGCCGGTTCGCTGCCGTACCGGCTGGTCGCCATCCGGACGACGGACCGCCGCCTGACGCTGGACCTGGCCATCGACTGAGGGGCGGCTAAATGCCGGTGCTGACGCCGATGAGCCTGCCGATGCCAAAGGTGATGGCGGAGGCTGCGAGGCCGAAGCCGAGCATGCGCGAGCCCGAGAAGAGGACGCCGCGGCCGGTATAGAGGGTGATGGCAGCACCCACTCCGAACAGGCCGAGGGCGCTGGCGGCCGCGCTGGCCGCGACACCCGCGACGCCGCCGACGATGAGCCACGGCAGGACGGGGATGATGGCGCCGGCGCTGAAGGTGAGGAAGGAGGTAATGGCCGCGACCCAGGCGTTGCCGGCCTCTTCTTCGGACATGCCGAGCTCTTCGCGGGCGAGGGTATCGAGCGCCTTTTCGCGGTTGGCGAGGATGCGGGTAGCCGTGGCGCGGGCTTCCTCCTCATCGAGGCCCTTGGCGCGGTAGATGAGGACGAGTTCTTCGAGCTCTTCATCGGGCATGAGGGCGAGCTCGTCCCGCTCGATTTCGAGCTGCCGGGAGAAGGCCTCGGCGGAGCTGCGGACGCTGATCCACTCGCCGAGGGCCATGCTGAGGGCGCCGGCGAGGAGGCCGGAGATGCCGGCGAGGAGGACGACGCTGCGGCCGGGGTTCGCGCCGGCGACACCCATAACGAGCGAAAGATTGGAGACGAGGCCATCGTTGGCGCCAAGGACCGCGGCACGGAGGGCGTTCCCGGTGCCGCCGCGGTGGCGGCCTTCGAGGCGGGCGATGTCGACGTCGACAGGACGGCCGCGGGTGGAGCGGGCGAGCTCGCGGAAGAGGCGGGCGTGTGAGCGCTCGTCGCGGGGGAGGTCTGCGGCGATGGCCTCGGGCTGGTTGTCGTACATGGTGTAGGCGGACGCCTCCATGCGGGCGACGATGGGGCTGACTGCAGCGGTCCCGAAGCGGCGGGCGAGCCAGCCGAGGACGCGGACGCGGAACGAGGGGCGGTAGGCCGGAACTTCGGCGCCTGCTTCGCGCAGCTTCTGCTCCCAGAGGTCGCGGTGGCGCTCTTCGCTCGCCGCGAGGCGGAGGAAGACCTCGCGAAGGTGGGGGTCGTTTTCGGCCTCGGCGAGCGCGCGGTAGAGCGCGATGCCATCGACCTCGTCGCGGAGGTTGCGGCGATAGCGTTCGATGTCAGCGGGTGTGGCGGTCATATGGAACGATTCTAAGTTTGGACCCGGACAATGCGCGCGTGGCGCTGCTGGCCCGGGCGATTAGGCGGCGCGTACTGCGCGCGGGGGGTCAGGATGCGCGGTCGAGGAACCAGCCCCACGCACCAAGGCTCCGGTTTTCTGCGAAGCGGAACCAGGTGCCTTCCCGGCGGAGGTGCTCGATTTCGGCGGCGAGGGCCATGCCGGCGTCGCGGACCCAGACGCTGCCGCCGCACGGGCGGTCGTCGATGACGGTGAAGCCGCGCGCCTGCCAGTCGGCGAGCCATGCGTCGAGCGGCAGGCCGGCCGCCAGCCCCGGGGATTCCGGGGCCCGGGCGGGCGGCGGCGGGGGCGGCGGGGACGTTTCCGAGGGGCGGACTGCGGGGCGCCGCGGCCCGGGCGGAGGAACGTGCTGCCACGGCTCGAGGAGGGCCCGGAAGATACGGTCCTCGGCCGAGGCCGGCGCCGGCGCTGGCGCTGGCCGCGGTGACGGCGGCAGGCGGAGCGAGGCCGGCGGGGGCGGCGGACCGGGCTGGAGGGGCCGGGCTGCCGGGGGCCGTTCGGCCTGCGCCGGGGAGGGCACCACCGGCGGGCCGGGGCGGGGGAAGGCGGCCGCCGCCGGTACCGGCACGGCGGGACGGTGCGGGGCATGCAGAGCCCGGGGCGGGGCGCCCGGCCCGGGACCGGCACCGTTCGTGGAGACGCCCGCCCGGCCGGGGAAGGGCATCCCCAGGGCGGCGGCGAGCCTCGGAGCGATGGCCTTGAGGGCCTTGGCCTCGATCTGGCGGATGCGTTCGCGGGTGACGTCGAAGCGGCGGCCGATCTGCTCGAGGGTCAGCGGCGGGCCGGCGAAGCCGAAGCGGAGCTCGATGACCGCACGAGCGCGTTCGTCGAGGGTTGCGAGGACCTCATCGATGGCGTCGGAGACGGCGCGGGCCTCGGCGAGAACGGCGGGGTCGCGGGAGGCCGGCGAGGGGAGGAGGTCGCCGAGGACCACCTCTTCCCGGTACGGGTTCGGGCGGGTGTTCGCGGGTGAGATGGTGGTATCGAGCCGCAGGCAGGGGAGGAGGGTGCCGCTCATCGGCGGGGGGAAGATGCTGGCGACGCGCTGCAGGGTTTCGTCGGTGGAGCTGACCGGCACGGGAATCACCCGGCAGGGAGTCTAGCGGCAGCGGGCGCCGGTGGGACGGCCAGGCCGGAAAGACGACAGCGTTTGTCGCGATCGGGGAGCGGCGCGGGGTCTAGACCTTGCGGTTAAAGGCAGCAGCGGCGGCATCGACGCCGGAGGCGATGATGGTTTCGACGGCATCGGCGGCGCGGTCGGCGGCGGCCTCGAGCAGTTCGCGGTCGGCAGGAGAGGGCGGCGAGAGCACCCAGTCGGCGACGATGTCGGGGTCCCAGGAGGGCTCGCCGTTCACGGTGGGGCGGCCGATACCGATGCGGACGCGGATGAAGTCGAGGCCGGCGTGCTGGGCGATGCTCTTGAGGCCGTTATGTCCGCCGTGGCCGCCGCCGGCGCGGACGCGGATCTGGCCGACGGGGAGGTCGAGTTCGTCGTAGACGACGATGGTGCGGGCGAGGGTGCAGCCGGTCCACTGGAGGGCCTGGGCGACAGCCCGGCCGCTGGCGTTCATATACGTCTTGGGCCTGACGAGGGCGATGCGCTGGCCCTGGAGCGTGCCGACGCCGATCTGCATCAGGCTGCCGACGGACTTCGGCTGGGTGCCCGCGCGCTTTGCAAGGCGGTTGACCACCCAGAAGCCGACGTTATGGCGCGTACGGGCGTACTCTTCGCCGGGGTTGCCGAGCCCGACGACGAGCCAGTCGGCGGCGAACCGCGGGCCGGGGGCGCCGGAGCTCCTGCGGAAGGGCATGGTTGGAGTGTGGCATGGCGGGTTCCTTCGCCCAACGGCGTCGGCGGGAATGCGTAGAATCGGGGCATGCCGCTGGTGGAGTTCGCGACGGACCTCGTCTTCGGAGGGCTGTACGGGGCGCTCCTGTGGGTGATTGCCCTGGCTGCCGCGATTCCCTATGCGGCGTTGCAGGGCATCCGGCGGCTCCGCCGGGCGATTGGAGGAACGGACCATGGCGACACGCGAACAGGTCGATGAGCTGCTGGAGAAGATGGCGGCTGAACGGGCCAACCTTATCCGGGTGGCAGAGGGGCTGAGCCCGGAGGATGCGCTCCGGGTGCCGGTCGACGCGGAGGGGGAGGAGCAGTGGACGGCGCTGGAGCAGCTTGCCCACCTGTGCGAAATGGAGCGGACGTATGACGCCTGGGTGCGGGCGGCGCTCCGGGAGGAGAACCCGGACCTTTCGAAGGTGCCGTGGCAGACCGTGCCGATCCCGGTGGAGGAGGCGAACCGGTACACGGTGGCGGACCTCCTGCGGCAGCTGGAGCTGGAGCGGCAGTACACGCTGGGGCTGATCGATGGGATGCGGCTGGAGGACTTCGACCGGGTGGCGACAAGCCCGATGTTCGGGACGCTCACGGTGCTGCAGTGGCTGCGTTCGTTCTACCGGCACGACCGGCAGCACACGGCGCAGATTCTCGGGCGGCAGAGCGACTACCAGCCGAACTTCAAGGGGCGAGAGCCGAACCAGCGGAAAGCGCGCCTCGAGCTGGTGGCGCGGAGGCAGCAGGGACTCGCCTGAGGACGCGGGTCAGGCGGAGGAGCGAAGGCGCGACTCGTCGCCGGGGAGCGGGGCGAGCTCGACCGGGATGACCATGCGGCGGCCGCAGACGGCGCATTCGCGGATGCGGATGGCGCGGGTGCGGACGTCGACGAGGTAGCGCCATTCGTGACGGCAGGGGTCGTACGTGCGTTCCATGCCATCAGTATCGGCTGAGGAGATGAACGAATCGTTTCTGATGACGGCGACATGTCAGGTTGGCGTGCGGGGTGCACCTGCAGCCGTTTGCGTTGCCCGGGGCCGTGAGGCGGCCCTATAGTACCGGGCAGCCCCATGCTCATCGACATCCACAGCCACACGTGGCCCCGGTCGCACGACAGCGTATTGAACCCGGATGACCTGATTGTCCGGGCGAAGGCGGCGGGGCTCGATGCGATTGTGTTCACCGAGCACGACACGGTCTGGGACTACAAGGCGATCGAGGAGCTGCGGGCGAAGCACAACTTCCTGGTGCTCGCCGGAGTAGAAATTTCGACGGACGACGGGCACATCCTTGCGTTCGGCATCGACAAGTACGTGTTCGGGATGCACCGCTCGCGGGAGCTTGCGGCGTACGTGGAGAAGGTGAACGGGGCGCTGATCGCGGCGCACCCGTACCGGCGGCAGATGCCGTGGTTCTCGCGGAACGACGATGAGTACCGGGCGGCGCTGGAGAAGGCGGCGCGGAACCCGGCGTACCAGTACGTCCAGGGGCTGGAGGAGATTAACGGGCGGGGCTCGGACAAGGAGAACGAGTTCTCGCAGCGGCTGTGCGAGATGATGCACCTGCCGGGGACGGGCGGGACCGATTCCCACGCGATCTCGGACATCGGCAAGTGCGCGACGTATTTCGAGCGGGAGATCCGGGACGAGCGGGAGCTGATCGAGGAGCTGCGCGCCGGGCGGTTCTATGCGGTGGACCTGCGGACGGGGAAGCCGATCGCGGTGCGCGATGCGCGCCGGGAGCGAATGCGGGAGTAATCCCGCGCAGGTCGTCATGGCCGGGATGCCGGGTTGCCCGCTCTTCTTCACAGACCGCGGGGCCGAATAGTAGTATGCGAGACGCCCACGCGGCAGGAACGCAGCACCCCCGACGGGAGAGGAGCCCCGAATGGCCTACGTAATCACGGAACCCTGCATTGACGTCCAGGACCAGGCATGCGTCGAGGTCTGCCCGGTCGACTGCATCCACTTCGACGAAGGCGAGGACCGGATGCTGTACATCAACCCCGACGAGTGCATCGACTGCGGTGCATGCGAGCCTGCCTGCCCCGTGACGGCGATTTTCGCGGAGGATGACGTCCCGGCGGACCGCGCGGTGTATAAGGAGATCAACGTGCTCTGGTACAGCGATAAGGCGGCCGCGCGCGCCAAGGTGAACGAGCTGAAGCCGCCGGCCTGATCTTCCGGCACCCGGCAACGACGACGAAGCGAGCCAGCCGGTCGCCGGCGGGCTCGCTTTTCGTTGCGCAGGCTTGACCCTGCGAGGGCCTCGGCTAGATTTGAACTGTTGCGCCACGTATGGAGCGTGGCTGAGGGAGTACCCAGATGGCTGAACGCGTGACCATCGAGGCGGCGCCCCGGACCGTCCTCGGCAAGAAGGTGAAGCAGCTCCGGGCCGAAGGCCGGCTGCCGGCGAATGTGTACGGGAAGGCGATCCCGTCGCGGGCGATTGAAATTGATGCGCGCCAGTTTGCGCGGACGATTAAATCGGCCGGCCTGCGGGCGATGATCGAGCTCAAGGTGGCGGGCGAGACGGAGCCGCGGTACGTGATCCTGCGCGGGATTGCGCGGGCCCACGGAACCGGGGAGCCGATCCACGTGGA
It encodes:
- a CDS encoding ATP-dependent Clp protease ATP-binding subunit; its protein translation is MADRFDKFTERARRVLTLAQEEAHRFNHNYIGTEHILLGLVREGDGVAAKVLANLGVELNKVRSAVEFIIGRGDRTVLGEIGLTPRAKKVIELAVDEARRLNHSYIGTEHLLLGLVREGEGIAAGVLESLGVNLERVRAETTRILSQSAPQAATSGAGARQASRTPTVDQLGIDLTAAARNGQLDPVIGRSNELERVVQILSRRTKNNPVLIGEPGVGKTAIAELLAQRIVSGDVPETLQNKRLLTLDIGSLVAGTKYRGEFEERLKKVIEEIKAAGNCILFIDELHMLVGAGAAEGAVDAANILKPSLARGELQCIGATTLDEYRKHIERDAALERRFQPVMVEEPTVEEAIEILKGIRPRYEEHHKLKISDAALVAAAELSARYVSDRYLPDKAIDLIDEAASRVRIRRAATPPSLKEAMKGLESLRREKEQAIAAQQYEYAAELRDREVKLQDKIREMGEWEEGEAGIATPVVTEEDVAEVVSMWTGIPVARIASEESARLLRMEEALRSRVIGQDEAIETIARAVRRARAGLKDPRRPIGVFLFCGPTGVGKTELARALAEFMFGSQDNMIKLDMSEFSEKHTVSRLVGAPPGYVGYDDGGQLTDTVRRKSYCLVLLDEIEKAHPEVFNLLLQIFDEGRLSDAKGRKVDFRNTIIIMTSNVGSDLIKKDSALGFATTTDEVKTHEERYQRMKEKVLTELKNVFKPEFLNRIDSTVVFRSLTKEDIRKIVDNELKKVEKTLNQKGVRLEVTEAGKDWLGEKGYDPVFGARPLRRVIQDNIEDRLSEMLLAGDFGTGDRVKVDRNPDADELTIETVREPQPVG
- a CDS encoding 30S ribosomal protein S1, whose translation is MSADTAQPTTPPEAEMDMGALLDLEAAQSGGGQLRRGEIIEGMVMGASPDGLIVDVGTKMEAVIPHNEMLSLGVDGASRLKAGDTVRVMVLQPSTAEGHAIVSLDRARGEEGWETLQKRFESGEIFEAQVTGHNRGGLLVNVDGVNAFVPLSQVESVRHDDPDAANQLAGLVGQVIKLKVVELNRKRNRVILSERAAMAEIRKEQKDRVLEELQEGQIRTGRVSSITDFGVFIDLGGADGLAHMTELTWERGKKAKDLFQVGDEVQAYILKVDRENKKISLSLKRAQPERWDTTVDRFVIGQILIGRVTKLMPFGAFVRLEGPVEGLIHISELSNRRIQHPKEVVKEGDVVPVKLVRIEKDRHRLGLSLRQARSDAEAMGFVFDANGSVIDYPDDVREQFGLPPRDTTAQPARREPRTAQEAIEQAVARDPEPMSAFAAAFAQALENAEAGNGIAETVAQVAGLAPKDQAPAPAEAPAAEPPAPAEAAESPAEAAPAAEPVAEAAPPAEAPAAAEETAQAAPAAEARAAADSGIGDAETRVSTGETAPDQMPHNNGEGSETAPAEAPAATEEETADGS
- a CDS encoding VIT1/CCC1 transporter family protein, whose translation is MTATPADIERYRRNLRDEVDGIALYRALAEAENDPHLREVFLRLAASEERHRDLWEQKLREAGAEVPAYRPSFRVRVLGWLARRFGTAAVSPIVARMEASAYTMYDNQPEAIAADLPRDERSHARLFRELARSTRGRPVDVDIARLEGRHRGGTGNALRAAVLGANDGLVSNLSLVMGVAGANPGRSVVLLAGISGLLAGALSMALGEWISVRSSAEAFSRQLEIERDELALMPDEELEELVLIYRAKGLDEEEARATATRILANREKALDTLAREELGMSEEEAGNAWVAAITSFLTFSAGAIIPVLPWLIVGGVAGVAASAAASALGLFGVGAAITLYTGRGVLFSGSRMLGFGLAASAITFGIGRLIGVSTGI
- a CDS encoding sigma factor-like helix-turn-helix DNA-binding protein, with amino-acid sequence MIPVPVSSTDETLQRVASIFPPPMSGTLLPCLRLDTTISPANTRPNPYREEVVLGDLLPSPASRDPAVLAEARAVSDAIDEVLATLDERARAVIELRFGFAGPPLTLEQIGRRFDVTRERIRQIEAKALKAIAPRLAAALGMPFPGRAGVSTNGAGPGPGAPPRALHAPHRPAVPVPAAAAFPRPGPPVVPSPAQAERPPAARPLQPGPPPPPASLRLPPSPRPAPAPAPASAEDRIFRALLEPWQHVPPPGPRRPAVRPSETSPPPPPPPARAPESPGLAAGLPLDAWLADWQARGFTVIDDRPCGGSVWVRDAGMALAAEIEHLRREGTWFRFAENRSLGAWGWFLDRAS
- the pth gene encoding aminoacyl-tRNA hydrolase, coding for MPFRRSSGAPGPRFAADWLVVGLGNPGEEYARTRHNVGFWVVNRLAKRAGTQPKSVGSLMQIGVGTLQGQRIALVRPKTYMNASGRAVAQALQWTGCTLARTIVVYDELDLPVGQIRVRAGGGHGGHNGLKSIAQHAGLDFIRVRIGIGRPTVNGEPSWDPDIVADWVLSPPSPADRELLEAAADRAADAVETIIASGVDAAAAAFNRKV
- a CDS encoding DinB family protein codes for the protein MATREQVDELLEKMAAERANLIRVAEGLSPEDALRVPVDAEGEEQWTALEQLAHLCEMERTYDAWVRAALREENPDLSKVPWQTVPIPVEEANRYTVADLLRQLELERQYTLGLIDGMRLEDFDRVATSPMFGTLTVLQWLRSFYRHDRQHTAQILGRQSDYQPNFKGREPNQRKARLELVARRQQGLA
- a CDS encoding CehA/McbA family metallohydrolase, coding for MLIDIHSHTWPRSHDSVLNPDDLIVRAKAAGLDAIVFTEHDTVWDYKAIEELRAKHNFLVLAGVEISTDDGHILAFGIDKYVFGMHRSRELAAYVEKVNGALIAAHPYRRQMPWFSRNDDEYRAALEKAARNPAYQYVQGLEEINGRGSDKENEFSQRLCEMMHLPGTGGTDSHAISDIGKCATYFEREIRDERELIEELRAGRFYAVDLRTGKPIAVRDARRERMRE
- a CDS encoding 4Fe-4S dicluster domain-containing protein, whose amino-acid sequence is MAYVITEPCIDVQDQACVEVCPVDCIHFDEGEDRMLYINPDECIDCGACEPACPVTAIFAEDDVPADRAVYKEINVLWYSDKAAARAKVNELKPPA